The Rhodocytophaga rosea genome has a segment encoding these proteins:
- a CDS encoding ASCH domain-containing protein, whose amino-acid sequence MIIHALSVRQPYAEMIISGIKSVELRTWTTPFRGRLWLHTGLKSDASAEAFFRQQLLIGNRILDKGCYLGILNLTAIVPMDKQRWELWRKKHHDLSDYTPNFYGWLFSVDKRFETPIHGRGAQGLFTPSELVLTQLRLASNY is encoded by the coding sequence ATGATTATACATGCCTTGAGTGTACGTCAGCCTTACGCTGAAATGATTATTTCCGGAATAAAATCTGTTGAGCTGCGAACTTGGACTACCCCATTTCGCGGGAGATTGTGGTTGCATACTGGACTGAAAAGCGACGCATCAGCAGAAGCGTTTTTCCGTCAACAATTACTAATTGGTAATAGAATTTTAGATAAGGGGTGTTACTTGGGGATTTTAAATCTAACTGCTATAGTTCCTATGGATAAGCAACGTTGGGAATTGTGGAGAAAAAAGCATCATGATTTAAGTGACTATACGCCTAATTTTTATGGTTGGCTATTTTCTGTTGATAAACGGTTTGAAACACCAATACATGGTAGGGGTGCTCAAGGTCTTTTTACTCCGTCTGAATTAGTATTAACACAATTGCGCTTAGCTTCAAATTATTAA
- a CDS encoding PAS domain S-box protein translates to MHEAIRYISDKLKNYAHFLLVKLEEAAKQNLQLLKEVNPPLVENLLRNLPAEQFERLVKESLDLFLTHIMDDTWRDGIKETLRQWEANELPTVTRDEISIDDILLIYSVRKTLFYSRLPEYTQDANLITDIVKEIDFIISEVQRQAFSLYVQISGKQLEKKNKELKESHEEVAAMNEELRQSEEELVATNEALVEAEERLLDINKDLELKVLERTQNLKTINDLNSSITQKFNIHDIVQEVTDVATKLAKAEFGAFFYNTINEQGELLTLYTISGVAIENFSKFPHPRKTQIFAPTFEGTAIVRSDDITLDPRYGQNPPHKGMPQGHLPVKSYMAIPVKSINGEVLGGLFFGHSKPGIFTEESEKLVLSVSTHAGISIQNSKLFSQLKASEQKFQFTLDAMPQMVWTANAQGEFDYINKHWVDYTGLSMKEIRKGWPSVNHPDDIASTTEIWRKAFAVGTSFEIETRIQNAHTKEFRWHLVRALPMKNDRGEITKWLATLTDIHEFKISQERLKMLATVLENMNEGVSVSDETGVIFYTNPTEERMFGYERGELIGKHVSIQNAYPPKENEAIVNQVLTVLKTNGFWSGEWHNIRKDGTTFYTYSFISTLKLKDKSLLVCVQRDITEEKLNKAALEYQSTLNKTITDNATSALFMMNAKGYCTFFNPAAEKMFGYSFEEISIKPLHYLIHHHRPDGSFYPMEECPLDRALPENFDVRAHEDVFIKKDGTFFSVVCAASPIFENGIPVATVIEVRDVSEEKEAKVRIYESNEQLKLKNKELQKINNDLDNFVYTASHDLKAPIANLEGLLNALKKQLDGQPLSEKLNAILSLMEKSILRFKETIKGLTEISKTQKNVNEDVEEIIIDKLMEEISLEISPMIEASAASISVSTDGCQKIVFSKYNLRSIFYNLITNAIKYRNPEVGLEILINTYCRQNLTIIEVRDNGLGIKQENTSRIFEMFKRLHHHVDGSGIGLYIVKRIVENAGGSIEVESELGKGTLFRVLMPEN, encoded by the coding sequence ATGCACGAGGCAATAAGATATATAAGTGATAAATTAAAGAACTATGCCCACTTTCTTTTAGTAAAACTAGAGGAAGCTGCAAAGCAAAACCTGCAGCTTCTCAAAGAGGTGAATCCTCCATTGGTTGAGAATCTTTTGAGAAATCTACCTGCTGAGCAATTTGAAAGGTTGGTAAAAGAATCACTGGATCTATTTTTAACACATATCATGGATGACACCTGGCGGGATGGTATCAAGGAAACTTTAAGGCAGTGGGAGGCTAATGAATTACCCACAGTAACAAGGGATGAAATAAGCATTGACGATATTCTCTTGATTTATTCTGTTCGAAAAACACTTTTTTATAGTCGTCTTCCAGAATACACGCAAGATGCTAACCTGATCACTGATATTGTTAAAGAAATAGATTTTATTATTTCGGAGGTTCAAAGGCAAGCCTTTAGTCTTTATGTTCAGATAAGTGGGAAGCAACTTGAAAAAAAGAATAAGGAGCTAAAAGAAAGCCATGAAGAAGTAGCCGCCATGAATGAAGAACTCAGACAAAGCGAAGAGGAACTGGTTGCTACGAATGAAGCATTGGTAGAAGCAGAAGAGAGACTTTTAGATATTAATAAAGATCTTGAACTGAAGGTATTGGAGAGAACGCAGAATTTAAAAACCATAAACGATTTAAATTCTTCAATAACCCAAAAATTTAACATACACGACATTGTGCAGGAGGTGACTGATGTCGCTACAAAATTAGCTAAAGCGGAATTCGGCGCCTTCTTTTACAATACAATAAATGAGCAGGGCGAGTTACTTACCCTTTACACTATCTCCGGGGTGGCTATTGAGAATTTCTCAAAGTTTCCTCACCCTCGTAAAACACAAATTTTCGCCCCTACTTTTGAGGGAACAGCAATTGTTCGTTCAGATGACATTACGCTGGATCCACGATATGGGCAAAATCCTCCACATAAAGGTATGCCTCAAGGGCATCTTCCGGTTAAAAGCTACATGGCTATTCCTGTTAAATCTATCAATGGCGAGGTGTTGGGAGGGCTATTTTTTGGACATTCTAAACCGGGAATATTTACTGAAGAGTCTGAAAAGCTAGTTTTGTCCGTGAGTACGCATGCAGGAATTTCAATCCAAAATTCCAAACTATTTTCTCAGTTAAAGGCTAGTGAACAAAAATTTCAATTCACCCTTGATGCCATGCCACAAATGGTGTGGACGGCCAACGCTCAAGGAGAATTTGACTATATAAATAAGCATTGGGTTGACTATACTGGTCTTTCTATGAAGGAAATAAGAAAAGGATGGCCTTCCGTTAATCATCCTGATGATATAGCTTCGACGACAGAGATATGGAGAAAGGCTTTTGCAGTAGGAACTTCATTCGAGATTGAAACTAGAATACAAAATGCACATACCAAGGAATTTAGATGGCATTTAGTCAGGGCTCTTCCGATGAAAAATGATAGGGGGGAAATAACCAAATGGCTTGCCACTTTAACTGACATTCATGAATTTAAAATTTCTCAAGAAAGGTTGAAAATGCTTGCAACTGTCCTTGAAAACATGAATGAAGGCGTGAGTGTTTCTGATGAAACTGGTGTTATTTTTTACACAAATCCCACAGAAGAGCGAATGTTTGGGTATGAAAGGGGAGAATTGATAGGAAAGCATGTTTCCATTCAAAATGCGTATCCTCCAAAAGAAAATGAAGCAATTGTTAACCAAGTGCTGACGGTATTAAAAACAAACGGGTTCTGGAGCGGGGAATGGCATAATATCAGAAAGGACGGCACAACTTTTTATACCTACTCTTTTATATCTACTTTGAAGCTTAAGGATAAATCGTTATTGGTCTGTGTTCAACGTGACATAACAGAAGAAAAGCTTAATAAAGCAGCCTTAGAATACCAAAGTACACTCAACAAAACCATAACCGACAATGCCACTTCAGCGCTTTTCATGATGAATGCGAAAGGGTACTGCACGTTCTTCAATCCGGCCGCAGAAAAAATGTTTGGATATAGCTTTGAAGAAATTAGTATCAAACCGCTACACTATCTAATCCACCATCATCGTCCCGATGGATCATTCTATCCCATGGAGGAATGTCCATTAGATAGGGCTTTACCGGAAAACTTCGATGTAAGAGCCCATGAGGATGTATTCATAAAAAAAGATGGTACTTTCTTTTCTGTTGTTTGTGCAGCTAGTCCAATTTTTGAAAACGGTATTCCAGTCGCTACGGTAATTGAGGTACGAGACGTGAGTGAAGAAAAAGAGGCAAAAGTTAGAATCTACGAAAGCAACGAGCAGTTAAAGCTAAAGAACAAAGAGCTGCAAAAAATTAATAATGACCTTGATAATTTTGTTTATACAGCCTCACACGACTTAAAAGCACCCATTGCAAACCTGGAAGGACTGTTAAATGCGTTAAAAAAACAGTTAGATGGGCAGCCACTTAGCGAGAAACTAAATGCTATCTTAAGTTTAATGGAGAAGTCTATTTTAAGATTTAAGGAAACAATCAAAGGACTTACCGAAATTAGTAAGACGCAAAAAAATGTAAATGAGGATGTAGAAGAAATTATAATTGACAAATTAATGGAAGAAATCAGCCTGGAAATCTCTCCCATGATTGAAGCCTCTGCCGCTTCGATAAGCGTTTCTACAGATGGCTGCCAAAAAATTGTTTTTTCGAAGTATAACCTGAGAAGTATTTTTTATAATCTGATTACGAATGCAATAAAATATAGGAACCCAGAGGTGGGCTTAGAAATCTTGATAAATACCTATTGCAGGCAGAACCTTACTATTATCGAAGTAAGAGACAATGGTCTTGGTATAAAGCAAGAGAATACTTCTAGAATTTTTGAAATGTTCAAAAGACTCCATCATCATGTCGACGGGTCAGGTATTGGATTATACATAGTCAAAAGGATAGTAGAAAATGCCGGAGGTTCAATAGAAGTCGAAAGCGAGCTTGGTAAGGGAACATTGTTTAGAGTACTCATGCCAGAAAATTAG